A single window of Providencia alcalifaciens DNA harbors:
- a CDS encoding addiction module antidote protein — MAKSRLHDDAVVEMLRKDPTLIPIYLQQAFVQIDEDGGQAAFLLALRHIIEARGGMADIAEQSGLSRETLYRTLSPTGNPTLKTLRSIINATGIPFSSLATLSST, encoded by the coding sequence ATGGCTAAATCTCGATTACATGACGATGCAGTGGTTGAAATGCTACGCAAAGATCCAACTCTCATCCCAATTTACCTACAGCAAGCCTTTGTACAGATTGATGAAGATGGCGGGCAAGCCGCATTTTTATTAGCTTTACGCCATATTATTGAAGCTCGAGGAGGGATGGCAGATATAGCCGAACAGTCCGGCTTATCCCGAGAAACTCTCTATCGAACATTATCCCCGACAGGAAACCCCACATTAAAAACACTACGCAGTATCATTAATGCAACTGGAATACCATTTTCTTCACTCGCGACGCTATCCTCCA